From a single Sediminibacterium sp. KACHI17 genomic region:
- the porV gene encoding type IX secretion system outer membrane channel protein PorV, translating into MLFTSKKTLTAIVGLMLSYASIAQDSVNIVSTAVPFLRISPDARAGGMGDVAIATAPEANAPFWNLSKVMFAPRKSAIAVNYTPWLKDLGLNDVYLASMAGYHRLDNEQAISSTLRFFSLGNIQLTDFSGNVLNSVRPSEFAFDLGYSRKLNEKMSIGVALRYINSRLVVGDVGTGVVYKAGNAVAGDVSLYHNGLNEDGEGFNWGVVLSNLGSKIGYTNDARNKDFIPANLGIGVSYTKVMDENNKINFALDMNKLLVPAPPVATGNFTTDSTNLSNYRTTGVVSSWMKSFGDGTGFGKSLQVSIGAEYSYNNQFFFRSGYFYENKNRGNRKYFSVGAGFHLDFMDINFSYLVPSGSGVTRNPLSNTLRIGVVFSLEPKE; encoded by the coding sequence ATGCTATTTACTTCAAAGAAAACCCTGACAGCCATTGTTGGATTGATGTTGTCTTATGCTTCTATTGCACAGGACTCTGTTAATATCGTTTCTACTGCTGTTCCTTTTTTGCGTATTTCTCCGGATGCACGTGCGGGTGGTATGGGTGATGTGGCGATCGCTACTGCGCCTGAAGCCAATGCACCTTTTTGGAACTTATCGAAAGTGATGTTTGCTCCGCGTAAATCAGCGATCGCGGTGAACTATACACCTTGGTTAAAAGATCTGGGTCTGAATGATGTGTATCTCGCAAGTATGGCCGGTTATCACCGTTTGGATAATGAGCAGGCGATCTCTTCTACACTTCGCTTTTTTAGTTTGGGGAATATTCAACTAACAGACTTTTCGGGTAATGTCTTGAATTCGGTTAGACCCAGTGAATTTGCTTTTGATCTGGGTTATTCCAGAAAGCTGAATGAGAAGATGAGTATTGGTGTGGCATTGCGATATATCAATTCAAGACTCGTAGTAGGGGATGTGGGTACAGGAGTTGTGTATAAAGCTGGTAATGCGGTAGCAGGTGATGTGTCGCTTTATCACAATGGCTTGAATGAAGATGGAGAAGGGTTTAACTGGGGAGTGGTATTATCTAATTTGGGTAGTAAGATCGGTTACACCAATGATGCAAGGAACAAAGATTTTATTCCGGCCAATTTGGGTATCGGTGTTTCGTATACCAAAGTGATGGATGAGAACAATAAGATCAATTTTGCCCTGGATATGAATAAGCTATTGGTACCTGCACCACCGGTAGCTACCGGAAATTTCACCACCGATTCAACCAATCTATCCAACTATCGAACTACCGGTGTGGTGAGTAGTTGGATGAAGTCTTTTGGTGATGGAACCGGTTTTGGTAAGTCACTGCAGGTATCCATCGGAGCAGAGTATAGTTACAATAACCAATTCTTTTTCCGCAGTGGTTATTTCTATGAAAATAAGAATCGTGGTAACAGAAAATATTTCAGCGTAGGCGCCGGTTTCCATTTAGACTTTATGGATATCAACTTCTCATATCTAGTGCCTTCC
- the porU gene encoding type IX secretion system sortase PorU, with the protein MKRSIVLFGIAFVMITVSGYSQRQYASSSVLSSGNWLKIAVKDAGVYKVDASLLSPLGAGGSGIPSSSIRFYGNGGTMLGESCNADYTDDLFENAIQVVDGGDGIFNNNDYFLFYSGGSGHWQKDSTQQSFRFIKNLYSDSAYYYISIGGVGKRIQEQNSLPFSTITVQSFNERAVVENDLVNLIGSGKEWYGEKFSSASLSKTFTVNWPNTITQQPFRVRASFASRNVGATASMQTTVNGTSSTPLVFPSVTGTFLDRYAVHAEQEQSYNTAQSSTILRFDYQSTAAGAECWLNKWEMFGRRALIKQADQVLFFRDWSSVSNGAIARFELSGATTSLKVWDITSPLVPVAMRNLSVGNFIFHQDASRLREYVAFTDAQTLTPTVIGNIGNQNLHGVTVPEYLIITHPSFLTAAQRLAAFHQQQYARSVRVVTTAQVYQEFGSGIADPAAIRDFVKMMYDKNSHTLKYLLLFGSGSYDPRNRVANNYRFIPTHQSNQSLDPISSYTSDDFFGMLNDTVDINRGNALQALDIAVGRIPARNLSEANTMVNKIIRYHDPSRFGEWRNRLLFIADDRDQNLHLNDAEGVSANAKNTFFQTQKIYLDAFPLVSSSGGARYPAVNEEIVNRMNQGALIVNYSGHGNHIRLADEAVFTTEEAGRLQNAAKLPLMVTASCDFYPFDDPSKNALGAQMLTGDSTGAIALLSTARLVLAASNRIINEYFIQQAVKPDPVSQQYLSLGEAFRKAKNLAVIQSGEILNTRKFILLGDPAMRLSFPMHRVQLTAVNGKALTTNDTLKASSRYILEGQVTDNAGNRLKDFTGTMEAIIQDKPRSIATLGNESGSFITRFDQQAAVLFKGVFSVDTGFFRIEVILPKDVSFQPGKGKISLYAYDAKRDAIGADTNLVIIGSDQLLTDKTGPAIRLYLNDLQFKNGGLTHETPLLIAQLSDSSGINTSGNGVGHDITLVIDNEFRNQRVLNDLFVADRNSWSSGTLQFQLPVQSAGPHQLRFKAWDGANNSTEAILDYVVVKQSQLKITKVMNFPNPFFDRTRFSFEHNQPNTDLKVDIYIYQSSGRLVKRISKMLNTAGTRNIEIEWDGRDESGRKIQKAVYIYNMVVQSGTQKSFHAGQLILL; encoded by the coding sequence ATGAAAAGAAGCATTGTATTATTCGGGATCGCATTCGTAATGATCACTGTAAGTGGTTATTCGCAGCGGCAGTATGCTTCCTCATCCGTTTTATCATCCGGCAACTGGTTAAAAATAGCGGTGAAAGATGCCGGTGTCTACAAAGTGGATGCTTCTCTTCTCTCCCCTTTAGGAGCCGGGGGCAGCGGGATACCTTCTTCTTCCATTCGTTTCTATGGCAACGGTGGTACCATGTTAGGTGAATCTTGTAATGCGGATTATACAGATGATCTTTTTGAAAATGCCATTCAAGTGGTGGATGGTGGGGATGGCATTTTTAATAATAATGACTATTTCCTTTTTTATTCCGGTGGTAGTGGTCATTGGCAAAAAGACAGCACACAACAAAGTTTTCGCTTTATTAAAAATTTATACAGCGATTCTGCCTATTACTATATTTCCATTGGTGGGGTTGGTAAAAGGATTCAGGAACAAAACAGCTTACCATTTTCAACCATCACCGTTCAATCTTTTAATGAACGAGCTGTTGTAGAAAATGATCTGGTGAATTTGATCGGCAGCGGAAAAGAATGGTATGGAGAAAAATTTTCTTCCGCTTCATTATCCAAAACTTTTACTGTTAACTGGCCGAATACGATCACGCAACAGCCTTTTCGTGTCAGGGCTTCTTTTGCTTCGCGAAATGTTGGTGCTACAGCTTCTATGCAAACAACGGTCAATGGTACATCGTCAACTCCATTGGTCTTCCCGTCAGTCACAGGAACTTTTTTGGATCGTTATGCAGTGCATGCAGAACAAGAGCAATCATACAATACGGCACAATCATCTACCATCCTTCGTTTTGATTACCAGTCAACCGCTGCAGGGGCTGAATGTTGGCTGAATAAATGGGAAATGTTTGGCAGAAGGGCACTCATCAAACAAGCGGATCAGGTTTTATTTTTTCGTGATTGGTCATCTGTCAGTAACGGTGCGATCGCAAGGTTTGAACTATCCGGTGCCACGACGTCTTTAAAAGTGTGGGATATCACTTCTCCGTTGGTTCCTGTGGCGATGCGTAATTTATCTGTAGGCAATTTCATCTTTCATCAAGATGCGAGTCGTTTGAGAGAGTATGTTGCATTTACAGATGCACAAACACTTACACCTACGGTGATCGGTAATATCGGTAATCAAAATCTACATGGGGTCACTGTTCCTGAATACCTGATCATCACACATCCTTCTTTTCTTACAGCAGCACAAAGACTAGCGGCTTTTCATCAGCAACAATATGCTCGTTCTGTACGAGTGGTTACCACAGCGCAAGTGTATCAGGAATTTGGCAGTGGTATAGCCGATCCTGCTGCGATCCGTGACTTTGTGAAAATGATGTATGATAAAAACAGCCATACGCTGAAATATCTTTTACTGTTTGGCAGTGGTTCATATGATCCACGCAATCGTGTCGCGAATAATTATCGTTTTATTCCTACGCATCAAAGCAATCAGTCGCTTGATCCTATTTCGAGTTATACTTCTGATGATTTTTTTGGGATGTTGAATGATACCGTGGATATCAATCGTGGCAATGCTTTGCAGGCTTTAGATATTGCGGTAGGAAGAATACCTGCACGCAATTTGAGTGAGGCGAATACGATGGTGAATAAGATCATTCGTTATCATGATCCATCACGATTTGGGGAATGGAGGAATCGATTGTTATTTATTGCAGATGATCGTGATCAAAATCTTCATTTGAATGATGCGGAAGGTGTGTCGGCCAATGCAAAGAACACATTCTTTCAAACACAGAAAATTTATCTGGATGCTTTTCCATTGGTGAGTAGTAGTGGCGGTGCTCGTTATCCTGCAGTGAATGAAGAGATCGTCAATCGAATGAACCAGGGTGCATTGATCGTGAACTATAGTGGCCATGGTAACCATATTCGTTTGGCTGATGAAGCGGTGTTCACTACTGAAGAAGCCGGTCGTTTACAAAATGCAGCAAAATTACCTTTGATGGTAACAGCAAGTTGCGATTTTTATCCGTTCGATGATCCTTCCAAAAATGCATTGGGTGCTCAAATGTTAACGGGCGATTCTACCGGCGCGATCGCTTTATTGAGTACTGCCAGATTGGTATTGGCTGCCAGTAATCGCATCATCAATGAATATTTTATCCAACAAGCCGTAAAGCCGGATCCGGTGAGTCAACAGTATCTATCATTGGGCGAAGCTTTTCGAAAAGCTAAAAACCTGGCGGTGATACAGTCCGGAGAAATTTTGAATACCAGAAAATTCATTTTGTTGGGAGATCCTGCCATGCGTTTATCCTTTCCTATGCATCGTGTTCAATTGACGGCAGTGAATGGAAAGGCGTTGACAACGAATGACACTTTGAAAGCATCATCTCGATATATCCTTGAGGGACAGGTCACCGACAATGCCGGTAACCGTCTCAAAGATTTTACCGGAACCATGGAAGCCATCATTCAGGATAAGCCGCGGAGTATTGCTACGTTGGGCAATGAATCTGGTAGCTTTATCACACGTTTTGATCAGCAAGCGGCTGTATTGTTCAAAGGTGTTTTTTCTGTTGATACGGGTTTTTTTCGGATCGAAGTGATCTTGCCAAAAGATGTGAGCTTCCAACCCGGAAAAGGTAAGATCAGTCTCTATGCGTATGATGCAAAGCGTGATGCTATTGGTGCTGATACGAATCTCGTCATCATCGGTAGTGATCAATTACTGACGGATAAAACAGGCCCAGCCATTCGTTTATACCTGAATGATCTCCAATTCAAGAATGGCGGACTGACACATGAAACCCCTTTATTGATCGCTCAGTTATCTGACAGTTCGGGGATCAATACATCGGGGAATGGGGTTGGACATGATATCACGCTGGTCATCGATAATGAGTTCAGGAATCAACGGGTATTGAATGATCTTTTTGTGGCGGATAGAAACAGTTGGTCATCCGGTACACTGCAGTTTCAATTGCCTGTTCAAAGCGCTGGTCCGCATCAATTGCGATTCAAAGCCTGGGATGGTGCCAATAATTCCACGGAAGCGATACTGGATTATGTGGTGGTGAAACAATCACAATTGAAGATCACCAAAGTGATGAACTTCCCCAATCCGTTCTTTGACCGTACCCGTTTCTCCTTTGAACACAATCAACCGAATACAGACTTAAAAGTTGATATCTACATTTATCAGTCATCCGGCAGACTTGTTAAAAGGATCTCCAAAATGCTGAATACAGCAGGTACCAGAAATATTGAAATAGAGTGGGATGGAAGGGATGAATCCGGACGAAAAATCCAAAAAGCTGTTTATATTTACAATATGGTTGTTCAATCCGGCACCCAAAAATCTTTTCATGCCGGACAACTTATTCTTCTTTAA
- a CDS encoding SUMF1/EgtB/PvdO family nonheme iron enzyme encodes MQVLKTTRNLLLLLTLTGAMSSCKIFKKKPEKSTVTGWNYNDKNQGNFNVAKPKDIKAAPGLVFVQGGTFTMGAAQEDVMGDWNNIPRRITVNSFFIDKTEVANVHYREYLYWLTNVFGGAGMDSIVEEAKPDTLVWRSELAYNEPYVEYYFRHPSYNYYPVVGVSWKQATDFCIWRTDRVNELTLMGKGYLDARNQIKRELNGSGQDNFNTKAYLMDEYQATPGRTATSKKNPLKDANGRPRTKVTFEDGILYGDYRLPTEAEWEYAAYGYIAENPQKKSKGSKRGEELIANKQIYSWKNNGYDNVRYTQKSAYQGAFLANFKRGAGDNMGVAGGLNDNAAIPAEVTSFVPNGYGLYNMSGNVSEWVADVYRPLNSLDGDDFNTFRGNEFRKIDMSGGQGNLRDDKGRIKTVLEEDSTLRNRRNYQRSYATNYLDGDSSSAVYYGYGITSLISDKSRVYKGGSWNDRAFWLSPGARRFLEEDLSTNTIGFRCAMSHYGAAEGISRKAKTGQFFPTRRNKR; translated from the coding sequence ATGCAAGTATTGAAAACAACACGGAATTTGCTCTTGTTGTTGACGTTAACAGGCGCTATGTCATCCTGTAAGATTTTCAAAAAGAAACCTGAGAAATCAACGGTTACCGGATGGAACTACAATGACAAGAATCAGGGTAACTTCAATGTTGCCAAGCCCAAAGATATTAAAGCTGCTCCCGGACTGGTATTTGTGCAGGGTGGTACATTCACCATGGGTGCTGCGCAGGAAGATGTGATGGGTGACTGGAATAACATCCCCCGTCGTATCACTGTTAACTCATTTTTTATTGATAAGACTGAGGTAGCCAACGTTCATTATCGTGAGTACCTCTACTGGCTGACCAACGTATTTGGCGGAGCGGGTATGGATTCCATTGTGGAAGAAGCCAAACCCGACACCCTTGTATGGCGTAGTGAGCTGGCTTACAATGAGCCATATGTGGAATATTATTTCCGCCACCCGTCCTACAACTATTATCCGGTTGTGGGTGTAAGCTGGAAACAAGCAACAGATTTCTGTATCTGGCGTACTGACCGTGTGAATGAATTGACCCTGATGGGCAAAGGATACCTCGATGCCAGAAACCAGATCAAAAGAGAATTGAACGGTTCCGGTCAGGATAACTTCAATACCAAAGCATATCTGATGGATGAGTACCAGGCTACTCCCGGCAGAACAGCTACTTCAAAAAAGAACCCTTTAAAAGATGCGAATGGTCGTCCTAGAACCAAAGTAACTTTTGAAGATGGTATACTTTATGGCGACTATCGACTGCCAACCGAAGCTGAATGGGAATATGCAGCTTATGGATATATCGCAGAGAATCCTCAGAAGAAATCTAAAGGTTCTAAGAGAGGTGAGGAATTGATCGCTAACAAGCAGATCTATTCTTGGAAGAACAATGGATACGACAATGTTCGATACACACAAAAAAGTGCTTATCAGGGTGCATTCCTTGCTAACTTCAAGAGAGGTGCCGGTGATAACATGGGGGTTGCAGGTGGACTGAATGATAATGCTGCTATTCCGGCAGAAGTAACTTCATTCGTACCGAATGGATATGGTTTGTATAACATGAGTGGTAATGTAAGTGAGTGGGTAGCGGATGTATATCGTCCATTGAACTCATTGGATGGTGATGATTTCAATACCTTCCGTGGTAATGAATTCCGTAAGATCGATATGAGTGGTGGCCAAGGTAACTTACGCGATGATAAGGGTCGAATCAAAACTGTATTGGAAGAAGATTCTACTTTACGTAACAGAAGAAACTATCAGCGTTCTTATGCCACCAACTATTTGGATGGTGATTCATCCAGTGCTGTATATTATGGTTATGGTATCACTTCTTTGATATCCGACAAATCACGTGTATACAAAGGCGGTAGCTGGAACGACCGCGCATTTTGGTTGAGTCCGGGTGCACGTCGCTTCTTGGAAGAAGATCTAAGTACCAATACGATCGGTTTCCGTTGTGCCATGAGTCATTATGGAGCAGCAGAAGGAATTTCTAGAAAAGCCAAAACCGGACAATTCTTCCCAACTCGCCGAAACAAACGTTAA
- a CDS encoding four helix bundle protein, with product MKDFKTLEIWKTSVKLAIDINELTQCFPVNERYALAMQMKRCGVSIASNIAEGCGRRTVADMRQFIHIAIGSSFELETQIEIAYLSHYIDQDIYKELLSKLKTLQKRMISFLGGLGIRY from the coding sequence ATGAAGGATTTTAAAACTTTAGAAATATGGAAAACGTCTGTAAAATTGGCGATAGACATCAATGAGCTAACTCAATGCTTCCCTGTCAATGAAAGGTATGCTCTAGCAATGCAAATGAAAAGATGCGGGGTCTCCATCGCATCAAATATTGCAGAAGGTTGTGGACGAAGAACGGTGGCCGATATGCGTCAATTCATTCATATTGCTATTGGTTCCTCTTTTGAACTTGAAACTCAAATAGAGATCGCTTATTTGAGTCATTATATTGATCAAGATATCTATAAAGAGCTGTTATCTAAATTGAAAACTCTTCAGAAAAGAATGATCAGTTTTTTAGGTGGATTGGGGATTAGGTACTAA
- the murF gene encoding UDP-N-acetylmuramoyl-tripeptide--D-alanyl-D-alanine ligase has product MTTPELYNIYLQNPSIQTDTRKLKQGDIFFALKGPNFNGNLFAAKALEAGAAYAVIDEVQDTKNERMILVPDTLQALQDLASYHRDQFKIPFIAITGSNGKTTTKELVSAVLAAHFKTYTTQGNLNNHIGVPLTILSIHKDAEMAVIEMGANHQKEIAGYCVYTKPTHGIITNCGKAHLEGFGGIEGVRKGKGELFDYIKAHNGAIFMYDDYDYLHTMSNGITQKQIYGTQNGTVTGQVKNSEPFLEVSITKGLEKKVISTQLVGDYNLPNVLCAIAIGKHFGVPEEKITTTIEQYTPSNSRSQMLEQGSNHIILDAYNANPTSMRAAIENFAKFPSTEKVLMLGGMMELGKESIQEHQQIVELIHQHAWKQVVLVGGDFAQVQHPYIYFPDATTAGKWYQEQAFQNTYFLIKGSRSMQMEKIIV; this is encoded by the coding sequence ATGACAACCCCAGAATTATACAATATCTACCTCCAAAACCCCTCCATTCAAACCGATACAAGGAAACTCAAACAGGGGGATATATTCTTTGCTTTAAAGGGACCCAACTTCAATGGAAATCTGTTTGCAGCTAAAGCACTCGAAGCTGGTGCCGCTTATGCAGTCATTGATGAAGTACAGGATACAAAGAATGAAAGAATGATATTGGTTCCGGATACTTTACAAGCATTACAAGATCTGGCATCGTATCACAGAGATCAATTCAAGATTCCTTTTATAGCGATCACAGGTAGCAATGGAAAAACAACTACCAAAGAATTGGTATCGGCTGTTCTTGCCGCTCATTTCAAGACCTATACAACACAAGGCAACTTAAACAACCATATCGGAGTTCCCTTAACCATCTTGAGTATCCATAAGGATGCAGAAATGGCTGTTATAGAAATGGGCGCTAATCATCAAAAGGAAATTGCCGGTTATTGTGTGTACACCAAACCTACACACGGTATCATTACCAATTGCGGGAAAGCTCATTTGGAAGGTTTTGGAGGTATAGAAGGCGTAAGAAAGGGAAAAGGTGAATTGTTTGATTATATCAAAGCACACAATGGCGCCATTTTCATGTATGATGATTATGACTATCTCCACACCATGAGCAATGGTATCACACAAAAACAGATCTATGGTACACAGAATGGCACTGTTACCGGACAAGTGAAAAACAGCGAACCTTTTTTAGAAGTAAGTATCACAAAAGGACTTGAGAAAAAAGTGATCAGTACACAATTAGTAGGCGACTACAATTTACCCAATGTCTTATGTGCGATTGCTATTGGTAAACATTTTGGCGTACCGGAAGAAAAGATCACGACCACTATCGAACAATATACTCCTTCTAATAGCCGATCACAAATGCTGGAGCAAGGCAGCAATCATATCATTTTAGATGCCTACAACGCAAATCCAACCAGCATGCGCGCTGCGATCGAGAACTTTGCCAAATTTCCGTCGACAGAAAAAGTGTTGATGCTCGGTGGTATGATGGAATTAGGAAAAGAAAGTATTCAGGAACATCAGCAGATCGTTGAACTGATCCATCAACATGCATGGAAACAAGTTGTATTGGTGGGCGGTGATTTTGCACAGGTACAACATCCATACATCTATTTCCCTGACGCTACAACTGCAGGTAAATGGTACCAGGAACAAGCTTTCCAAAATACCTACTTTCTCATCAAGGGATCCAGAAGTATGCAGATGGAAAAAATCATTGTGTGA
- a CDS encoding DUF983 domain-containing protein: MSGKSKTPWYVWSVLNNRCPRCRTGRIFKSQEPYKFKTNVDMHERCPVCSQPTEIEVGFYYGTGYVSYALSVAFLVSTFVAWKVLIGMTFSIDDNRIFYWMGTAFALLFIIQPLIMRLSRSLWLSWFVKYDPDWKEHPIEEPERIVPEQMNNW, encoded by the coding sequence ATGAGCGGCAAATCGAAAACACCTTGGTATGTATGGAGCGTTTTGAATAATCGTTGCCCAAGATGCAGAACAGGAAGGATTTTTAAAAGTCAGGAACCTTATAAGTTCAAGACCAATGTAGACATGCATGAAAGGTGTCCGGTCTGTAGTCAACCGACTGAGATCGAGGTTGGATTTTATTATGGTACCGGATATGTGAGTTATGCCTTATCGGTGGCTTTTCTTGTATCCACATTTGTGGCATGGAAAGTATTGATCGGCATGACATTCTCCATCGATGATAACCGTATCTTTTATTGGATGGGTACCGCTTTTGCGTTGTTATTCATTATACAACCACTGATCATGCGATTATCAAGATCACTCTGGTTAAGCTGGTTTGTAAAATATGATCCCGATTGGAAAGAACATCCCATTGAAGAACCGGAAAGAATTGTGCCGGAACAAATGAATAACTGGTAA
- a CDS encoding TonB-dependent receptor, translated as MKSTFLTLLSFLFLSVLSAQTGTLSGKVTSASNNEVLTGVTIYNAAKKINVTTDVEGRFSIRLAPGSYELTFSLTGYKTKTINEIAVTNGQLNELNIVLVEQKKELDEVVVTATPARRESANAVLSMQKNNTSVSDGISSESIKKSPDRNVGEVLKRVTGTSVQDDKYVIVRGLNDRYNIATINGAVMPSTEPDRRTFSFDVVPSDMIDNVLINKTATPDMPGEFSGGIVQVTTKDIPYRNAFGLAFSTSFNTISTGKDFNIGHRGSLDYLGFDDGTRTFPSRFPSTNRWRTLSMDQKIQVSRRMYNTYGDDISKALPGLNAQINFAKKFNGKKGGTYGLLGAVTYRNSQTIQVTDRQQYGDATGTNNLLFDYADTSYSFSTSLGALLNVGYKKGKNKFVLKNLFNRVFENNNTIREGANFNDLQYINKNRIAIAMIKTIFSSQLEGEHAVGQKNDKIKWNLNYAFTKKDQPDYRSQPYQKSLSQQNDKSVPYGVALRNTYRFWSELNENTLGGKVDYNKQLNWGNTSSTLKAGVLAQYKIREFDARAFRYEAASPNNFNTALLTLPAGQVFNDGSMYAEGFYLNDITNNTDRYDANSLLTGSYLMLDNKLNEKWRLIWGVRVETFNYEVETGNVSGTNTIIKKNYLDILPSANLIYSFSNKSNLRFSASRTVSRPDFREVANFSYFDFVRAAIIRGNGALERSQNTNIDLRFETYPQSGEVLSASLFFKHFSKPIEQRMSGESSLEYQVITYFNPNNAYAYGIELDLRKKLSFFGEGKFWNNTTFSANTSLIKSTVDLDNSSNPYDIKRPMQGQSPYLVNLSLTYADAEADWSSTVLFNRIGQRIETVGAFGIPDVYENGRSILDFQLAKKVLKKKGEIKINMANLLNTRQIFYNNVESKKENRAYKSSEDRIQWSNLFGASFGIGFSYNF; from the coding sequence AACGATCAATGAGATCGCTGTAACGAATGGACAGCTGAATGAACTCAATATCGTATTGGTGGAGCAAAAGAAAGAACTGGATGAAGTGGTTGTAACCGCTACACCTGCACGTCGTGAATCTGCCAATGCCGTATTGAGCATGCAGAAAAATAATACCAGTGTATCTGATGGTATCTCTTCTGAGTCCATCAAAAAATCTCCGGATCGTAACGTAGGTGAAGTATTGAAACGTGTTACAGGTACCAGTGTACAAGATGATAAATATGTGATCGTTCGTGGTTTGAATGATCGTTATAATATTGCTACCATCAATGGTGCGGTAATGCCCAGCACTGAACCTGATAGAAGAACTTTTTCTTTTGATGTAGTGCCTTCAGATATGATCGATAATGTTTTGATCAATAAAACCGCCACCCCGGATATGCCCGGTGAATTTTCAGGTGGTATCGTTCAGGTAACTACAAAAGATATTCCTTACAGAAATGCTTTTGGATTGGCATTTTCTACTTCCTTTAATACGATCTCTACCGGAAAAGATTTTAATATCGGTCACAGAGGTAGTCTTGATTATCTGGGTTTCGATGATGGTACCAGAACTTTCCCTTCTCGTTTCCCATCGACCAACAGATGGAGAACACTGTCAATGGATCAAAAGATTCAGGTTTCCAGAAGAATGTACAACACCTATGGTGATGATATCTCCAAAGCATTGCCGGGCTTGAATGCACAAATCAATTTTGCAAAAAAGTTCAATGGTAAAAAAGGCGGTACTTATGGTTTGTTGGGTGCAGTGACTTACAGAAACTCACAGACCATCCAGGTGACCGATAGACAACAATACGGTGATGCTACCGGTACGAATAACCTGTTATTTGACTATGCAGATACTTCTTATTCTTTTAGTACCAGCTTAGGTGCATTATTGAATGTGGGTTATAAAAAAGGCAAGAACAAATTTGTACTGAAGAATCTGTTTAACAGGGTATTTGAAAACAATAATACGATCAGAGAAGGCGCTAACTTCAATGATCTTCAATACATCAACAAGAACAGGATCGCGATCGCAATGATCAAAACGATTTTTAGTTCTCAGTTGGAAGGCGAGCATGCTGTTGGACAAAAGAATGATAAGATCAAGTGGAACCTGAACTATGCTTTTACTAAGAAAGATCAGCCTGATTACCGTTCTCAGCCTTATCAAAAAAGCTTGTCTCAACAAAATGATAAGTCAGTTCCTTATGGTGTTGCGCTAAGAAATACCTATCGTTTCTGGAGTGAACTGAACGAAAATACTTTGGGTGGAAAAGTGGACTACAACAAGCAATTAAATTGGGGTAATACTTCTTCAACTTTAAAAGCAGGTGTACTTGCTCAATATAAAATTCGTGAATTCGATGCGCGTGCATTCCGTTATGAAGCCGCAAGTCCTAATAATTTCAACACAGCTTTGTTGACTTTGCCAGCCGGACAAGTATTCAACGACGGTAGTATGTATGCAGAAGGATTTTACCTGAATGATATCACCAATAATACTGACCGTTACGATGCTAACTCATTGTTGACAGGATCTTACCTGATGTTAGATAATAAACTCAATGAAAAATGGAGATTGATCTGGGGTGTACGTGTTGAAACTTTCAATTATGAAGTAGAAACAGGTAACGTATCCGGAACGAATACCATCATCAAAAAAAATTATCTGGACATCCTTCCATCTGCGAACCTGATCTATAGTTTCAGTAATAAATCAAATCTTCGTTTTTCAGCTTCAAGAACGGTATCAAGACCTGATTTCCGTGAAGTGGCCAACTTCTCTTATTTTGATTTCGTAAGAGCTGCGATCATTCGTGGTAATGGTGCATTGGAGAGAAGTCAGAATACCAATATCGATCTGCGTTTTGAAACCTATCCTCAAAGCGGAGAAGTTCTTTCAGCTTCTTTATTCTTCAAACATTTCAGTAAACCAATTGAACAGCGTATGTCTGGTGAGTCATCACTTGAATATCAGGTGATCACTTACTTCAATCCGAACAATGCATATGCATATGGTATTGAATTGGATCTGCGTAAAAAACTTTCTTTCTTCGGAGAGGGTAAGTTCTGGAATAATACCACTTTCAGCGCAAATACCTCTTTGATCAAGTCAACAGTTGATTTGGATAATTCTTCAAATCCTTATGATATCAAGAGACCGATGCAGGGTCAATCACCTTACCTGGTGAATTTAAGTCTGACCTATGCTGATGCCGAAGCAGATTGGAGTAGCACAGTACTCTTTAACAGAATTGGTCAGCGTATTGAAACTGTTGGAGCATTTGGTATTCCTGATGTATATGAGAATGGAAGAAGCATCCTTGATTTTCAATTAGCCAAGAAAGTGTTGAAGAAAAAGGGAGAGATCAAGATCAATATGGCGAATCTTTTGAACACCAGACAGATCTTCTATAATAACGTAGAGTCTAAGAAGGAAAACAGAGCTTACAAGAGCAGTGAGGACAGGATCCAGTGGAGTAACTTATTCGGAGCCAGCTTTGGTATTGGGTTCTCTTATAATTTCTAG